The window ACTAGGTGCTTCCTGGTAATTATTATGCCAATCATCGGCACACCATTCCCAGACATTTCCGTGCAGATCATATAATCCCCAAGCATTGGGCTTTTTTTGCCCTACTGGTTTAGTTCCTTTGAACAATCTACCATACCAAGCATAGTCTTTTAGCTGACTACTATCATCTCCAAAACAATATTTT of the Gloeocapsa sp. DLM2.Bin57 genome contains:
- a CDS encoding formylglycine-generating enzyme family protein — encoded protein: KYCFGDDSSQLKDYAWYGRLFKGTKPVGQKKPNAWGLYDLHGNVWEWCADDWHNNYQEAPSDGSIWLGSNKNKVLRGGSWYYDALRCCCACRGRGARVDRGIDQGFRVASGFHRVT